A region from the Sphingomonas flavescens genome encodes:
- the rsmH gene encoding 16S rRNA (cytosine(1402)-N(4))-methyltransferase RsmH: MTSTGTKLAPHVPVLVNEVIAAMALHDGGTAVDGTFGAGGYTRAILAAGADQVIGFDRDPDAIAAGPALVDDPRLTLVEERFSQMDRALADRGIGLVDAIALDIGVSSMQLDRADRGFSFQADGPLDMRMSRSGLTAAEFLNSAEEADIARVLRDFGEEPRARAIARAIVAARPVERTAELAAIVRRAAGFRPGQKSDPATRTFQAIRIHLNAELDELEEGLEAAERALKPGGRLAVVTFHSLEDRIVKRFFRERSGSTPAGSRHRPLVAATDEPTFERVAKPVSPSEQELAVNPRARSARLRSAIRTSAPARNPISRDRLQ; the protein is encoded by the coding sequence ATGACCAGCACCGGCACGAAGCTTGCCCCGCATGTACCGGTGCTGGTCAATGAGGTCATCGCGGCGATGGCGCTGCACGACGGCGGCACGGCGGTCGACGGCACCTTCGGCGCGGGCGGCTACACCCGCGCGATCCTGGCCGCCGGCGCTGACCAGGTCATCGGCTTCGACCGCGACCCCGATGCGATTGCTGCCGGCCCCGCGCTCGTTGACGATCCGCGCCTGACGCTGGTCGAGGAGCGTTTCTCGCAAATGGACCGTGCGCTGGCCGATCGCGGGATCGGTCTGGTCGATGCCATCGCGCTCGATATCGGTGTCTCATCGATGCAGCTCGACCGCGCCGATCGCGGCTTCTCGTTCCAGGCCGATGGTCCGCTCGATATGCGGATGAGCCGCTCGGGTCTTACTGCTGCAGAATTTTTGAATTCGGCCGAGGAGGCCGACATCGCCCGGGTATTGCGCGACTTTGGGGAGGAGCCGCGCGCCCGGGCGATCGCCCGCGCCATCGTTGCCGCCCGTCCGGTCGAGCGCACGGCTGAACTGGCCGCCATCGTGCGCCGTGCCGCGGGCTTTCGACCGGGCCAGAAAAGCGATCCCGCGACCCGCACCTTCCAGGCGATCCGCATTCACCTGAACGCCGAGCTCGACGAGCTGGAAGAGGGCCTGGAAGCCGCCGAGCGCGCGTTGAAGCCCGGCGGCCGCCTCGCCGTGGTCACGTTCCACAGCCTCGAAGATCGCATCGTGAAGCGCTTCTTCCGGGAACGCAGCGGAAGCACGCCTGCCGGTTCGCGGCATCGTCCGCTGGTCGCAGCGACCGACGAGCCGACCTTCGAGCGCGTCGCCAAGCCCGTCTCGCCCTCTGAGCAGGAACTCGCAGTCAACCCGCGCGCCCGCTCGGCGCGCCTGCGCAGCGCCATCCGCACTTCCGCCCCCGCCCGCAACCCAATCTCCAGGGATCGCCTCCAATGA
- a CDS encoding UDP-N-acetylmuramoyl-L-alanyl-D-glutamate--2,6-diaminopimelate ligase produces the protein MRLRDLADVDSDSEVTGFAIDHRKVARGSVFGAFRGAKFNGEDFIGDAVERGAVAVVARPDANASVPVLADKEPRRLFAGLAAKFYAPFPEVVVAVTGTNGKTSTVEMTRQLWRMLGHRSASIGTLGVTTSDDQVSTGLTTPDIVTFLNNMAGLKRMGISHVAYEASSHGLDQHRAEGIPLAAAAFTNFSRDHLDYHETMDAYFDAKMRLFDDLLEPGKPAVIWTDDPKSGEVIKRAARRGHQVKTVGRKGETIRLVEQSPTALGQTLILDHDGKTHRLALPLIGAYQSANVLTAAGLTLATGGAWDATFAAMQRLAPVRGRLERAVISRAGVPVYIDYAHTPDALEAAIAALRAHVEGRLITVFGAGGDRDQGKRPQMGKVATELSDIAIVTDDNPRSEDPARIRADVMAGAPGALEVGGRREAIAEAIRIARAGDIVLVAGKGHETGQIIGDKVLPFDDALVARECAA, from the coding sequence GTGCGGCTGCGCGATCTCGCGGACGTGGATTCGGATTCCGAGGTCACGGGCTTTGCTATCGATCACCGCAAGGTCGCGCGCGGCAGCGTCTTCGGCGCCTTCCGTGGCGCGAAGTTCAACGGCGAAGATTTCATCGGCGATGCGGTTGAGCGGGGCGCCGTAGCGGTCGTTGCCCGACCTGATGCCAACGCTTCGGTTCCTGTTCTCGCGGACAAAGAGCCCCGTCGACTCTTTGCTGGATTGGCGGCCAAGTTCTACGCCCCGTTCCCAGAGGTAGTGGTCGCCGTCACCGGCACCAATGGCAAAACCTCGACGGTCGAGATGACCCGCCAGTTGTGGCGCATGCTCGGTCACCGTTCGGCGTCCATCGGCACGCTGGGGGTCACCACGTCCGACGACCAGGTCAGCACCGGCCTGACGACCCCCGACATCGTCACCTTCCTCAATAACATGGCCGGCCTCAAGCGCATGGGCATCAGCCATGTCGCCTATGAAGCCTCGAGCCACGGCCTCGATCAGCACCGCGCCGAAGGCATTCCGCTAGCGGCCGCCGCTTTCACCAACTTCAGCCGCGACCATCTTGATTATCATGAGACGATGGACGCCTATTTCGACGCCAAGATGCGGCTGTTTGACGACTTGCTCGAACCCGGTAAGCCCGCGGTAATTTGGACCGATGATCCCAAATCGGGCGAAGTCATCAAACGCGCGGCGCGGCGTGGCCACCAGGTCAAGACGGTCGGCCGAAAGGGCGAGACCATCCGCCTGGTCGAGCAAAGCCCGACGGCGCTCGGACAAACACTGATCCTTGACCATGACGGCAAGACCCACCGGCTCGCCCTCCCCCTGATCGGGGCCTACCAATCGGCCAACGTGCTTACCGCTGCCGGACTCACCCTCGCGACCGGCGGCGCTTGGGACGCGACATTCGCGGCAATGCAGCGTCTTGCACCGGTCCGCGGCCGCCTCGAACGCGCGGTGATCAGCCGCGCCGGCGTGCCCGTCTACATCGACTACGCCCACACGCCCGACGCGCTGGAAGCCGCGATCGCTGCGCTTCGTGCGCATGTGGAAGGCCGCCTGATCACCGTCTTCGGCGCCGGCGGGGACCGCGACCAGGGCAAGCGCCCGCAAATGGGCAAGGTCGCGACCGAGCTGTCGGACATCGCGATCGTCACGGACGACAATCCGCGTAGCGAAGATCCCGCCCGCATCCGCGCCGACGTCATGGCCGGCGCACCCGGCGCTCTCGAAGTCGGCGGCCGCCGCGAAGCCATTGCCGAGGCGATCCGCATCGCGCGGGCAGGCGACATCGTCCTCGTCGCCGGCAAGGGCCATGAGACCGGCCAGATCATTGGCGACAAGGTGCTGCCATTCGACGATGCGCTCGTGGCGCGGGAGTGCGCAGCGTGA
- a CDS encoding penicillin-binding protein 2 yields the protein MNAPSPALVAPRPERLRLVGQRRQLLALMHQRLMFGMIVYAGIVAIIALRILYLAAFGDHAGRKESLTQLIPDRGDIVDRNGDPLARTIDAWTIAIHPNKVIGDKLALARQLARLMPEQSEEQYFALLRSGKPFFYLRRRASPGLVEAVNALGEPGLAIQREPDRLYPQTTLAAHVLGYTDIDGHGVAGMERAFDQRLSDAATRGEPLVLSIDSRVQQALEHELMAAMTHFSAIGAAGVIMDVKTGEVLAMTSLPEVNPNAPGAVNPDARFNRATQGVYELGSTFKPFTVAMAMDSGLIKSFGQMYDCPNTLPIYGHIVHDTHPFGRACSVADIMRESSNIGTARIADQLGTERQKAWLKKMGFTGPVPIELKERGRALTPGSRWGPFETLTVGFGQGIAVAPLQLAMGYQTLFNGGVFHQPTLVKVDRAHPLTAGKRVFSEETSLRMRPLLRVVVMKGTGKKADAPGYRVGGKTGTAQKLINGRYSQTINITSFAGVFPMDEPRYVVVAMLDEPKATKETYGFTTAGWNVAPVVSQTISRIAPMLGVQPDMNREPDMSTVLPYIVEKKD from the coding sequence ATGAACGCACCGTCGCCCGCTCTCGTCGCGCCACGGCCCGAGCGGCTCCGACTCGTCGGTCAGCGCCGCCAGCTTCTGGCGCTGATGCACCAGCGCCTGATGTTTGGCATGATCGTCTACGCCGGCATCGTCGCGATCATTGCGCTTCGCATCCTCTATCTCGCCGCGTTCGGTGATCATGCGGGCCGCAAGGAAAGCCTGACCCAGTTGATTCCGGACCGCGGCGACATCGTCGACCGCAACGGCGATCCGCTCGCCCGCACCATCGACGCCTGGACCATCGCCATCCACCCGAACAAGGTGATCGGCGACAAGCTGGCGCTGGCCCGTCAGCTCGCGCGCCTGATGCCGGAGCAAAGCGAAGAGCAATATTTCGCGCTGCTGCGCTCGGGTAAGCCGTTCTTCTATCTGCGCCGCCGCGCCTCGCCCGGGCTGGTTGAAGCGGTCAATGCACTGGGCGAGCCCGGTCTCGCCATCCAGCGCGAGCCCGACCGTCTTTATCCGCAGACGACGTTGGCCGCCCACGTGCTCGGCTACACCGACATCGACGGCCATGGCGTCGCCGGCATGGAGCGCGCGTTCGATCAGCGCCTGTCCGACGCCGCCACGCGCGGCGAACCGCTCGTGCTGTCGATCGACAGCCGCGTGCAGCAGGCGCTCGAGCATGAATTGATGGCCGCGATGACGCATTTCTCGGCGATCGGTGCCGCGGGCGTCATCATGGACGTGAAGACCGGCGAAGTACTGGCGATGACCTCGCTACCGGAGGTCAATCCAAACGCGCCGGGCGCCGTCAACCCGGATGCGCGTTTCAACCGGGCGACACAGGGCGTCTACGAGCTCGGCTCGACCTTCAAGCCGTTCACGGTTGCGATGGCGATGGACAGCGGCCTCATCAAGAGCTTCGGCCAGATGTACGATTGCCCGAACACCTTGCCGATTTACGGCCATATCGTTCACGACACCCACCCGTTCGGACGCGCTTGCTCCGTCGCGGACATCATGCGGGAAAGTTCGAACATCGGTACCGCAAGGATCGCCGATCAACTCGGTACCGAACGCCAGAAAGCTTGGCTCAAGAAGATGGGCTTTACCGGCCCAGTCCCGATTGAGCTGAAGGAACGGGGTCGCGCTCTGACCCCGGGTTCGCGATGGGGCCCGTTCGAGACGCTGACCGTCGGTTTCGGCCAGGGCATCGCGGTGGCCCCGCTACAACTGGCGATGGGCTACCAGACGCTCTTCAACGGCGGGGTCTTTCATCAGCCGACCTTGGTGAAGGTCGACCGCGCGCACCCCCTGACCGCCGGCAAGCGCGTCTTCAGCGAAGAAACCAGCTTAAGGATGCGACCGCTGTTGCGCGTCGTGGTCATGAAGGGCACCGGCAAAAAGGCCGATGCCCCCGGCTACCGCGTCGGCGGCAAGACCGGCACGGCGCAGAAACTCATCAACGGCCGCTACAGCCAGACGATCAACATCACGAGCTTCGCCGGTGTGTTCCCGATGGACGAGCCGCGCTATGTGGTCGTCGCCATGCTCGATGAACCCAAGGCCACCAAGGAAACCTACGGCTTCACGACCGCGGGCTGGAACGTCGCGCCGGTCGTCAGCCAGACGATCAGTCGCATCGCGCCGATGTTGGGTGTGCAGCCGGACATGAACCGCGAGCCCGACATGTCCACGGTCCTCCCTTACATCGTCGAAAAGAAGGACTAA